A window from Gasterosteus aculeatus chromosome 14, fGasAcu3.hap1.1, whole genome shotgun sequence encodes these proteins:
- the LOC120831527 gene encoding inactive phospholipid phosphatase 7, with translation MPSGYNARARARERNSVLSRPEFVSLNQPPRGGGNGAGAGGGGGNGGVPSESRGGARRPAPIKHQTSQPGEEPADSGSKMPEEDCMQLNPSFKGIAMNSLLAIDICLSKRMGLCAHTSSSWGGCRSMVSMLALTGHGITWIVGTIVCLARSNTLAGQEVLVNLLLALFVDVLTVAGIQRLVKRRGPWEMTPGLLDCVAMDIYSFPAAHASRAAMVSKFLLSHLVLAVPLRILLVLWALLVGVSRVLLGKHHLTDMVCGFALGFLHFSLMETAWLSSSTCQNLISISTLSWSPFF, from the exons ATGCCCTCCGGGTACAACGCGAGAGCCAGGGCGCGGGAGAGAAACAGCGTCCTGAGCAGACCCGAGTTCGTGTCCCTGAACCAGCCCCCCCGCGGCGGAGGTAACGGCGCcggggccggcggcggcggcggcaatGGAGGCGTCCCGTCCGAGAGCCGAGGCGGCGCCAGGCGACCGGCTCCGATCAAGCACCAAACGAGCCAGCCGGGCGAGGAGCCCGCCGACAGCGGCAGCAAAATGCCGGAGGAGGACTGCATGCAGCTGAACCCTTCCTTCAAGGGGATAGCGATGAACTCCCTCCTCGCCATTGACATATGCCTGTCCAAGCGCATGGGGTTGTGCGCCCACACGTCCTCCTCCTGGGGCGGCTGCCGCTCCATGGTGTCCATGCTGGCGCTGACGGGGCACGGCATCACGTGGATCGTTGGCACCATAGTGTGTCTGGCGAGGAGTAACACCCTGGCAGGGCAGGAGGTGCTGGTCAACCTGCTGCTTG CGCTCTTTGTCGACGTCCTGACGGTGGCTGGGATCCAGAGGCTGGTGAAGCGCAGAGGACCCTGGGAGATGACGCCGGGCCTCCTGGACTGCGTCGCGATGGACATCtactccttccccgccgcccaCGCCAGCCGGGCCGCCATGGTCTCCAAGTTCCTGCTGTCTCACCTGGTGCTGGCTGTGCCGCTGCGCATCCTGCTGGTGCTCTGGGCCCTCCTGGTGGGCGTGTCCCGGGTGCTGCTGGGGAAGCACCACCTGACGGATATGGTGTGTGGCTTCGCGCTGGGCTTCCTCCACTTCAGCCTGATGGAGACGGCGTGGCTCTCGTCGAGCACCTGTCAGAATCTTATTTCCATCAGCACGCTCAGCTGGAGCCCCTTTTTCTGA
- the fam78ab gene encoding protein FAM78A isoform X1: protein MGCIQSIRCKPKSFRDSVIVLEVNTSIDPNPTSIDESSSVVLRYRTPHFRAHARVLVPPVAGKETWTIGWIQACNHMEFYNTYGNKGMSSWELPDLRDGKIQAISDSDGVNYPWYGNTTETCTVVGPTKKDSKFTVSMNDNFYPSVTWGVPVSDSNVPQLSGIRRDQSFTTWLVAINQATSETLVLQTIRWRMRLHIRVDPERPLGHRAALSEPVAQEQPQILGRNEPISSNAMVKPNANDAQVLMWRPKSGDPMVVIPPKY, encoded by the exons ATGGGCTGCATCCAGAGTATCAGGTGTAAGCCCAAGAGTTTCCGAGACAGTGTCATCGTCCTGGAGGTGAACACTTCCATCGACCCCAACCCCACCAGCATCGACGAGTCATCCAGCGTGGTCCTCCGCTACCGGACACCGCACTTCCGAGCTCATGCCCGGGTCCTCGTCCCGCCGGTAGCCGGCAAGGAGACGTGGACCATAGGCTGGATTCAAGCCTGCAACCACATGGAGTTCTACAATACGTATGGAAACAAAGGGAT GTCGAGCTGGGAGCTCCCCGACCTGCGTGATGGCAAAATCCAGGCCATCAGCGACTCGGACGGGGTGAACTACCCGTGGTACGGCAACACAACGGAGACCTGCACTGTGGTGGGCCCCACCAAGAAGGACAGCAAGTTCACCGTCAGTATGAACGACAACTTCTACCCCAGCGTGACCTGGGGCGTGCCCGTCAGCGACAGCAACGTGCCTCAGCTCAGCGGCATCCGCCGCGACCAGAGCTTTACCACGTGGCTGGTGGCCATCAACCAGGCCACCTCCGAGACACTCGTGCTGCAGACGATCCGCTGGAGGATGCGGCTCCACATCCGGGTGGACCCGGAGAGGCCTCTGGGCCACAGGGCTGCTCTGAGCGAGCCCGTCGCCCAGGAGCAGCCCCAGATCCTGGGCAGGAACGAGCCCATCTCCTCCAACGCCATGGTCAAGCCCAACGCCAACGACGCCCAGGTGCTGATGTGGCGGCCAAAGAGCGGCGACCCCATGGTGGTGATCCCGCCCAAATACTGA
- the fam78ab gene encoding protein FAM78A isoform X2, whose product MWSVAAGLQATSKPDRRGLGWKIIASTFQIRPLVNTQLSRTSRDKHRSSWELPDLRDGKIQAISDSDGVNYPWYGNTTETCTVVGPTKKDSKFTVSMNDNFYPSVTWGVPVSDSNVPQLSGIRRDQSFTTWLVAINQATSETLVLQTIRWRMRLHIRVDPERPLGHRAALSEPVAQEQPQILGRNEPISSNAMVKPNANDAQVLMWRPKSGDPMVVIPPKY is encoded by the exons ATGTGGTCCGTGGCTGCGGGCCTGCAGGCTACTTCAAAACCTGATAGGAGAGGTTTGGGATGGAAAATAATTGCTTCGACCTTCCAGATCCGTCCCCTTGTCAATACACAGTTATCTCGCACCAGCCGTGACAAACACAG GTCGAGCTGGGAGCTCCCCGACCTGCGTGATGGCAAAATCCAGGCCATCAGCGACTCGGACGGGGTGAACTACCCGTGGTACGGCAACACAACGGAGACCTGCACTGTGGTGGGCCCCACCAAGAAGGACAGCAAGTTCACCGTCAGTATGAACGACAACTTCTACCCCAGCGTGACCTGGGGCGTGCCCGTCAGCGACAGCAACGTGCCTCAGCTCAGCGGCATCCGCCGCGACCAGAGCTTTACCACGTGGCTGGTGGCCATCAACCAGGCCACCTCCGAGACACTCGTGCTGCAGACGATCCGCTGGAGGATGCGGCTCCACATCCGGGTGGACCCGGAGAGGCCTCTGGGCCACAGGGCTGCTCTGAGCGAGCCCGTCGCCCAGGAGCAGCCCCAGATCCTGGGCAGGAACGAGCCCATCTCCTCCAACGCCATGGTCAAGCCCAACGCCAACGACGCCCAGGTGCTGATGTGGCGGCCAAAGAGCGGCGACCCCATGGTGGTGATCCCGCCCAAATACTGA